One genomic region from Pristis pectinata isolate sPriPec2 chromosome X, sPriPec2.1.pri, whole genome shotgun sequence encodes:
- the LOC127566918 gene encoding LOW QUALITY PROTEIN: beta-1,3-galactosyltransferase 5-like (The sequence of the model RefSeq protein was modified relative to this genomic sequence to represent the inferred CDS: deleted 1 base in 1 codon), with protein sequence MSNILAYWGRRGEAPVSILGRGKYVVALASTWSRRDRWVQIQSSVNVAAQIVSLRWQCIRLTSICGNRFLKVGTVLLMIFCLISVFLLIRDMSRSIGQRPCPSRLNGIPFLMRLASRCENRAPFLVLLVTSSPDQFQTRSVIRRTWGSERLVGGARSVTYFLLGHGGQRQDWIMREGTLHQDIIQGDFKDTYHNLTLKVLLGLEWLCCSCPSASFVMKTDSDMFVNTDYLMKLLSRDPHRKNLLTGIIMKGFRPIRKKSSKWYVSKDEYPRDKYPPYCSGTGYVLSTDLACRVWEVSEKVAKIKIEDAYVGLCLEDLKVEPMKIHSQQVFYGYKVPFSICTYRQLITSHWVRDHEKLLFWRGLQDSADEKCPGEP encoded by the exons ATGTCAAATATTTTGGCCtactggggaaggagaggagaggcgCCGGTGAGCATTCTTGGTCGTGGCAAGTATGTGGTGGCCCTGGCCTCAACATGGTCTCGGAGGGACCGTTGGGTTCAAATCCAGAGCTCTGTGAACGTTGCTGCACAGATTG TTTCCCTCCGATGGCAATGCATCCGCCTCACGTCGATTTGTGGAAACCGGTTCCTCAAGGTCGGGACCGTCCTGCTTATGATCTTTTGCCTGATATCAGTGTTTCTGCTGATCAGAGATATGAGCCGCAGCATCGGCCAGCGTCCGTGTCCCTCGCGGTTAAACGGCATCCCCTTCCTGATGCGACTCGCCAGCCGGTGTGAGAACAGGGCCCCCTTCCTCGTCCTGCTGGTTACCAGCTCCCCCGATCAGTTCCAGACTCGCTCGGTCATCCGCCGGACCTGGGGGAGCGAGCGACTGGTCGGCGGTGCCAGGTCGGTCACCTATTTCCTGTTGGGACATGGGGGTCAGCGGCAGGACTGGATCATGCGGGAGGGCACTCTACACCAGGACATCATCCAGGGAGATTTCAAGGACACGTACCACAACCTGACCCTCAAGGTGCTGCTGGGTCTGGAGTGGCTCTGCTGCTCCTGCCCCTCCGCCTCCTTCGTGATGAAGACCGACTCCGACATGTTCGTCAACACTGACTATCTGATGAAACTCCTGTCCCGGGACCCGCACCGAAAGAACCTCTTAACTGGCATAATTATGAAAGGTTTCCGACCTATTCGT AAAAAATCTAGCAAGTGGTACGTCAGCAAGGATGAGTACCCCAGGGACAAGTACCCACCCTACTGTTCCGGCACCGGCTACGTCCTCTCCACTGATTTGGCCTGCCGTGTGTGGGAGGTCTCCGAAAAGGTggccaaaataaaaattgaagatgCTTACGTGGGACTTTGCCTGGAGGATCTGAAGGTAGAACCCATGAAAATTCACTCTCAACAAGTCTTCTACGGTTACAAGGTACCTTTCTCCATCTGCACCTACCGGCAGCTCATCACCTCCCACTGGGTAAGAGACCACGAGAAACTGCTCTTCTGGAGGGGCTTGCAGGACTCTGCCGATGAGAAGTGCCCTGGAGAACCGTAA